The following coding sequences lie in one Cronobacter universalis NCTC 9529 genomic window:
- a CDS encoding putative periplasmic lipoprotein, whose amino-acid sequence MKKALALAAVVMLLAGCSSRVADLTVASTKNYNLNSNNFVKGARVQGEDSAPVVIFPLGIPNVKTAIDRAIEKNRCSVALSDVVVTQFNHSFLFGKFGFIVEGTEVIDRRQPGCENAS is encoded by the coding sequence ATGAAAAAGGCATTGGCTTTAGCCGCAGTAGTAATGTTGTTGGCAGGATGTAGCTCACGCGTGGCCGATTTGACCGTGGCGAGTACAAAAAACTACAACCTCAATTCAAACAATTTCGTTAAAGGTGCTCGCGTTCAGGGAGAAGACTCAGCTCCTGTGGTAATTTTCCCTCTCGGCATTCCCAATGTGAAGACTGCTATCGACAGAGCTATTGAGAAGAATCGTTGCTCAGTTGCGCTTTCTGATGTCGTTGTGACTCAGTTCAACCACTCTTTCCTGTTCGGTAAGTTTGGCTTTATTGTTGAAGGGACTGAGGTCATTGACCGTCGCCAGCCAGGTTGCGAGAACGCGAGCTAA
- a CDS encoding Arc family DNA-binding protein, with protein sequence MGILKVARAVAMAERKYKHPQVNLRLPEDLKNRIAELAESNGRSANAEMVAAIEAWVKKSPKQEPVKVDVEALTRKVEKLESVVMQVIQEVKYPSPSSLIEDKEKKQD encoded by the coding sequence GTGGGCATCTTAAAGGTCGCCCGTGCGGTAGCTATGGCTGAAAGAAAGTACAAACATCCTCAGGTCAACCTGCGACTCCCAGAAGACCTCAAAAACAGAATTGCAGAGTTGGCAGAGAGCAATGGCCGCTCCGCTAATGCTGAAATGGTTGCAGCTATAGAGGCTTGGGTAAAGAAAAGTCCGAAACAAGAACCAGTTAAGGTAGATGTAGAGGCGCTAACAAGAAAAGTCGAAAAGCTTGAAAGCGTTGTAATGCAGGTTATCCAAGAAGTTAAATATCCCTCCCCCTCCTCACTCATCGAGGATAAAGAAAAAAAACAAGACTAA
- a CDS encoding phage minor tail protein L, with amino-acid sequence MRNIPAELIIESVDAGVGAFIDLFEANLQPYGGDVIRFHSGTNGYYGDVVWKGATYPAYPIAVEGFQSNNEGAYARPTMTVANITGLITGINHDFDDMLGVVITRRQVPVKHLDAVNFPNGNPDADPSMEAVSRYVVEEMTEETAEQVTYTLATPIDCDNAIIPARTILADVCQWQYRGTGCGYDGPPVADERDNPTSDPAKDKCSHRRTGCRFRFPRPEPMPISSFPGSQKVS; translated from the coding sequence GTGCGCAATATACCAGCGGAACTGATTATCGAAAGCGTTGACGCGGGCGTTGGCGCGTTCATTGACCTTTTCGAGGCAAACCTTCAGCCCTATGGCGGTGATGTAATCCGCTTTCACTCCGGCACCAATGGATATTACGGGGATGTCGTTTGGAAGGGGGCCACCTATCCCGCATACCCGATAGCTGTTGAAGGGTTTCAGAGCAATAACGAAGGGGCGTATGCGCGCCCAACCATGACGGTTGCAAATATCACCGGCCTGATAACCGGCATTAACCATGACTTCGACGACATGCTCGGGGTGGTGATTACTCGCCGCCAGGTGCCGGTTAAGCATCTCGATGCCGTCAATTTTCCAAATGGTAACCCCGATGCAGATCCATCGATGGAGGCGGTTTCTCGTTACGTCGTGGAAGAGATGACAGAGGAAACCGCCGAGCAGGTCACCTATACCCTGGCAACGCCAATTGATTGCGATAACGCCATCATCCCGGCCAGAACCATTCTTGCTGATGTATGCCAGTGGCAGTATCGCGGGACCGGATGTGGATACGATGGTCCGCCAGTTGCAGACGAAAGGGATAACCCGACATCTGACCCTGCCAAAGATAAATGCTCTCACAGGAGGACAGGATGCAGGTTTCGATTCCCGCGCCCGGAGCCAATGCCGATAAGCAGCTTCCCAGGCTCACAGAAGGTGAGCTGA
- a CDS encoding DUF6246 family protein: MEALPVNIPLKEIGECLISVDGEDYFFRPSFVNMSRIGEPEEIVQVFYDLHNDEVTSLVNRAVEAYGYVPQWLISHIKTTSYGRKAFLASVVVLNACCEKDAGPLTGVFHPSKGNGRTFKIRKGALPESDMLLIAQSLITHGVIGKAKVRRLQRHENGETSTEFRAVDYIVAAQAHFGMTEQEAGNLTMTKFQMLLATKYPEQKGFTREEYDQVADDYLARKARRLSST, encoded by the coding sequence GTGGAGGCTTTACCGGTGAATATCCCCCTTAAAGAGATTGGCGAGTGCCTCATCAGCGTTGACGGTGAGGATTACTTCTTCCGGCCGTCATTTGTGAACATGTCGCGTATTGGTGAGCCAGAGGAGATCGTTCAGGTGTTTTACGACCTGCACAACGATGAAGTAACCAGCCTGGTGAATCGAGCCGTTGAGGCTTACGGATACGTTCCGCAATGGCTTATCAGCCATATCAAGACCACCAGTTACGGCCGCAAGGCGTTTCTCGCTTCAGTGGTTGTTCTCAATGCATGTTGTGAAAAGGACGCTGGCCCGTTGACCGGAGTATTCCATCCGTCGAAAGGCAACGGTCGCACATTCAAGATTCGAAAGGGCGCGCTGCCTGAATCTGACATGCTGCTGATTGCGCAGTCACTGATAACCCATGGCGTTATAGGCAAGGCGAAAGTGCGCAGACTCCAGCGGCATGAAAACGGGGAGACCAGCACAGAGTTCCGCGCCGTTGATTACATCGTGGCCGCGCAGGCACATTTCGGCATGACCGAGCAGGAAGCCGGGAATCTGACGATGACCAAGTTTCAGATGCTACTGGCAACCAAATACCCTGAGCAGAAAGGATTTACCCGCGAAGAGTACGATCAGGTAGCAGATGATTATCTTGCCAGGAAGGCTAGAAGGTTGTCTTCTACCTGA
- a CDS encoding BRO-N domain-containing protein translates to MPGMNEAPTALTVRASNLSVTSKELTMKSVAKESVQFTIFKFGDSEIRVIDKAGEPWFVAADICRALELGNPTKAIKNLDEDEVALTSIQGLSRGNDQANIVSESGMYTLVLRCRDAVNKGSVPHAFRKWVTAEVLPAIRKHGAYVKPVVAKKDHQSSAAQLTPLRQTAERLIATGFGRIYPDIWKHVHSKFEVKHIHQLTPTQIGEAIEYLNGLEGEFLGKANKQMALPISYPMSYFNQYSHIRELNDHTLSAPWRYPVDNLVPNGDNPNPLGRMLGDLRNMGYEVEAALFQLLSLQHHLESLRQKIGMIERAIR, encoded by the coding sequence ATGCCCGGAATGAACGAAGCCCCAACTGCGCTAACAGTCAGGGCTTCTAATTTGTCAGTAACTTCCAAGGAACTAACAATGAAGAGTGTAGCAAAAGAAAGCGTGCAATTCACTATTTTCAAGTTCGGTGATAGCGAAATCCGTGTGATAGATAAGGCAGGGGAGCCGTGGTTTGTAGCTGCCGATATTTGCCGTGCGCTTGAGCTTGGCAACCCTACTAAGGCGATCAAGAACCTCGATGAAGATGAGGTAGCCCTAACTTCAATTCAGGGCTTGAGTCGCGGTAATGACCAAGCCAACATCGTTAGTGAGTCAGGCATGTACACTCTTGTGCTTCGCTGCCGCGATGCTGTGAACAAGGGTTCCGTTCCTCACGCATTTCGCAAGTGGGTTACTGCCGAAGTGCTTCCCGCCATCCGTAAGCATGGCGCGTATGTGAAGCCGGTTGTAGCTAAGAAGGATCACCAGTCATCAGCGGCTCAGCTCACCCCACTTCGCCAAACGGCGGAGCGCCTGATTGCTACGGGCTTTGGGCGCATTTACCCCGACATTTGGAAGCACGTTCACAGTAAGTTTGAAGTCAAACACATTCATCAGCTTACACCAACTCAGATTGGTGAAGCGATTGAGTACCTGAACGGCTTAGAGGGTGAGTTTCTTGGAAAGGCCAATAAGCAAATGGCCCTGCCAATTTCTTACCCAATGTCCTACTTCAATCAGTACAGCCATATCAGAGAATTGAATGATCACACTCTCAGTGCGCCATGGAGATATCCGGTAGATAATTTGGTTCCAAATGGCGATAACCCCAATCCTCTTGGAAGAATGCTGGGTGACTTGAGAAATATGGGATATGAAGTGGAGGCGGCCTTGTTCCAACTGCTTTCTCTTCAGCATCACCTTGAAAGCCTCCGACAGAAAATAGGCATGATTGAGCGCGCAATCCGCTAG
- a CDS encoding phage tail protein translates to MPQTFTWSPQKAFPVERTPNVAVVKLGDGYEQRQVKGINPLMDKYSLVFRGADDNCRANPVKAIDAFLKARMAVESFYWTPSDTGIQKLFVCRSWITVKTGGYYELTATFEQVPR, encoded by the coding sequence ATGCCGCAGACATTCACCTGGTCACCACAAAAGGCGTTCCCCGTTGAGCGTACACCTAATGTAGCGGTGGTAAAGCTTGGTGACGGTTATGAGCAGCGCCAGGTTAAAGGTATAAACCCGCTCATGGATAAGTACTCGCTTGTGTTCAGGGGTGCAGACGACAACTGTCGGGCTAATCCGGTAAAAGCTATCGACGCGTTCCTTAAAGCAAGAATGGCCGTCGAGTCCTTCTACTGGACGCCGTCAGATACCGGGATACAGAAGTTATTTGTCTGTCGGTCATGGATCACGGTCAAAACGGGCGGATATTACGAACTGACAGCCACTTTCGAACAAGTACCAAGATAA
- a CDS encoding phage tail protein: protein MAGEQNAGSIVYEISAEVAPLLQGGRQASRTLTDLESSVNENINTFKKLDTQLSSTAKAVNEASNSSGKFRSTFQQAGYQIQDFIVQVQGGQSALVAFSQQGSQLAGAFGPAGAVVGAFIALGSVLTGVLMTALGSTSNEMEKLEKAATDLNKIVVINSQGVAALSNDYARLAVTNAALATQLRDAAIAKYASEVEKARSAIGNIVDQQSSWLRSINGGAASVKAAGNALDALSITTDNYTDAMSQASAAGPAFNQTTLTISNTVELLADKFSISRQSAFELIRMLNDLARNPSPNNVTRLSQAIGQMSSTTSEGKLALSGFREELTLSGASAANAEQAVKDLENQLSSLRTEAQQANFDNISKQLEAQRIALTKGKQAAVEYGISQQDLTKEQKDQLIASSRINAQLEQEKKAREDAERAAKKQSTVTESVAQKLENLRQKAMLAGATTQELSREQAILQAQQSLGKSATQEQIRLAGEYAAQAYDTASALKEQQKAEKQRQDTEKAYQNVRNQSSPVLSADNQFQQQMASLDAYVQLYPQKIAEVEQTRAAIEDQYRQQRMAAMWQEWQQQSEINQLAASAIDSLQGGATNAITGLVNGTQNLQEAFANIGTTILGSVVGGLVEMGIQWVKSQIMGQAAAAASLASTMAQATAAASAWAPAAISASIATYGSAAAVGQTAYAGSLLAAKGMAVAGAREHGGPVSANSMYRVGEGGKPEIYQANNGSQYMIPGDNGRVISNRDMQKGGSGGSSIVQNINFEINTTGGIDDATMSKMAQMMKQVSLKTIRDQQRPNGLLNRGK, encoded by the coding sequence ATGGCAGGCGAACAAAATGCTGGCAGTATCGTTTATGAGATAAGCGCTGAAGTAGCCCCGCTGTTACAAGGGGGGAGGCAAGCCAGTCGGACTCTTACAGACCTGGAATCTTCGGTTAATGAAAATATTAACACCTTCAAAAAATTAGACACACAGCTCTCCAGTACAGCTAAGGCTGTCAACGAGGCGTCCAATTCCTCAGGAAAATTTAGAAGCACATTCCAGCAGGCTGGCTACCAAATTCAGGACTTCATTGTTCAAGTGCAGGGAGGTCAGTCTGCTCTGGTAGCATTCAGTCAACAGGGGTCACAATTAGCAGGAGCTTTTGGTCCTGCTGGCGCAGTAGTTGGTGCATTCATAGCCCTTGGTTCGGTATTGACTGGCGTATTAATGACAGCGCTTGGAAGTACCAGCAATGAGATGGAAAAGCTTGAGAAAGCGGCTACTGACCTAAATAAAATAGTGGTCATCAATAGCCAAGGTGTGGCCGCTTTGTCTAATGATTATGCTCGACTTGCCGTAACAAATGCTGCGCTCGCCACTCAGCTCAGAGATGCTGCTATCGCAAAATACGCCTCAGAGGTAGAAAAGGCGCGCTCGGCGATAGGCAATATCGTTGATCAGCAATCATCATGGCTTCGAAGTATCAATGGTGGCGCTGCCAGTGTTAAGGCGGCTGGAAATGCATTAGATGCACTGAGCATTACCACGGATAACTATACCGACGCTATGAGTCAAGCAAGCGCGGCTGGGCCAGCTTTCAATCAGACCACACTAACAATATCTAACACCGTAGAGTTACTAGCAGATAAGTTTTCAATTTCTCGCCAGTCAGCATTTGAGCTAATCAGAATGCTCAACGATCTGGCACGAAACCCCTCTCCTAATAACGTAACAAGATTATCTCAAGCGATAGGGCAAATGAGCTCCACTACTTCAGAGGGTAAATTAGCTCTTTCTGGATTTAGGGAAGAATTAACATTGTCAGGGGCTTCTGCAGCCAATGCAGAACAAGCGGTTAAAGACCTTGAAAACCAGCTTTCATCCTTACGCACAGAGGCTCAACAAGCAAATTTCGACAATATCAGCAAGCAGCTTGAGGCGCAGAGAATTGCTTTAACTAAGGGTAAACAGGCCGCCGTAGAGTACGGAATTTCTCAGCAGGACCTAACAAAAGAACAAAAAGACCAACTCATCGCATCATCAAGAATAAATGCACAACTTGAGCAGGAAAAAAAAGCAAGGGAAGATGCCGAGCGGGCTGCGAAAAAACAATCAACAGTAACCGAATCAGTAGCCCAGAAGCTTGAAAACTTGCGTCAGAAAGCAATGCTGGCTGGGGCGACAACTCAGGAGCTAAGCAGAGAGCAGGCCATTCTACAGGCGCAACAATCGCTTGGTAAAAGCGCAACCCAGGAACAGATCAGACTGGCTGGAGAATACGCAGCGCAGGCCTACGACACCGCAAGCGCTTTGAAGGAGCAGCAAAAGGCTGAGAAGCAGAGACAAGATACCGAAAAGGCTTATCAAAATGTTCGCAATCAGTCTTCACCTGTTTTGTCAGCAGATAATCAGTTCCAGCAACAGATGGCCTCATTAGATGCGTATGTTCAACTTTATCCTCAAAAAATTGCCGAGGTTGAGCAAACTCGCGCCGCTATAGAAGATCAGTATCGCCAACAAAGAATGGCTGCAATGTGGCAGGAATGGCAGCAGCAGAGCGAAATCAACCAGCTCGCCGCTTCTGCCATCGACTCGCTTCAGGGCGGAGCAACCAATGCGATAACCGGGCTTGTTAACGGCACCCAAAACCTTCAGGAAGCCTTCGCCAATATCGGCACTACCATCCTCGGAAGTGTGGTCGGCGGACTGGTTGAGATGGGCATTCAATGGGTAAAAAGCCAAATCATGGGCCAGGCTGCGGCTGCGGCATCACTTGCTTCAACGATGGCACAAGCAACGGCAGCTGCATCAGCATGGGCTCCTGCAGCCATTAGCGCATCTATTGCCACCTATGGCTCAGCGGCGGCTGTCGGTCAGACGGCATATGCTGGCTCTCTGCTTGCAGCAAAAGGAATGGCTGTTGCTGGCGCGCGTGAGCATGGTGGGCCTGTATCCGCAAATTCCATGTATCGGGTAGGCGAGGGCGGTAAGCCCGAGATTTACCAGGCTAATAACGGCAGCCAGTACATGATACCGGGTGACAATGGTCGGGTGATTAGCAACAGGGATATGCAGAAGGGCGGGAGCGGTGGGAGCAGCATCGTTCAGAACATTAACTTCGAAATAAACACTACTGGCGGCATAGATGATGCCACTATGTCGAAGATGGCACAGATGATGAAACAAGTTAGCCTCAAAACCATTCGTGACCAGCAGCGGCCTAATGGCCTGCTAAACCGGGGGAAATAA
- a CDS encoding C40 family peptidase, with the protein MQQCLDYAVTSGDEVCGLIIDDSVFFPCSNSHPEPARHFRISDDDWLAAEELGDITAVFHSHPESYSVLSGADRHAQVLTDLPWWLASNGRLLKFRAVPHLLGRRFEHGVMDCYTLFRDAYHLCGIDLPDFERTQGWWLREENLYLKNMEANDFHRVELSEVEPGDVIIRQPFPGADPCHAMILLHENMVLHHDCAGHLSRREPYRPAFIKQTHSIWRHERCSSLNLQGIYEDISARSR; encoded by the coding sequence ATTCAGCAGTGCCTCGATTATGCCGTAACATCAGGTGACGAGGTGTGCGGGCTAATCATTGATGACTCAGTGTTCTTCCCATGCAGTAACTCACACCCTGAGCCAGCGCGACACTTCCGTATAAGCGACGATGACTGGCTTGCAGCAGAAGAGCTGGGTGATATCACGGCGGTATTCCATTCACACCCTGAAAGCTACTCCGTCCTCTCAGGTGCAGATCGTCATGCGCAGGTGCTGACTGACCTGCCATGGTGGCTGGCATCTAATGGCCGGTTGCTCAAGTTCAGGGCAGTACCGCATTTGCTTGGCCGCCGGTTCGAGCATGGGGTGATGGATTGCTACACCCTTTTTCGTGATGCGTATCATCTCTGCGGTATCGACCTGCCTGATTTTGAGAGGACGCAGGGGTGGTGGCTGCGGGAAGAGAACCTGTATCTCAAAAATATGGAGGCCAATGATTTCCATCGGGTGGAACTGTCGGAAGTTGAGCCCGGCGACGTAATCATTCGCCAGCCTTTCCCTGGTGCTGACCCATGCCACGCCATGATCCTCCTGCACGAAAATATGGTGCTCCATCATGACTGCGCTGGTCACCTCAGCCGCAGGGAGCCTTACAGGCCAGCGTTCATTAAGCAAACTCATTCCATCTGGAGACACGAAAGGTGCTCATCTTTAAATTTGCAGGGCATTTACGAAGACATTTCCGCCAGGTCAAGATGA